One window from the genome of Bubalus kerabau isolate K-KA32 ecotype Philippines breed swamp buffalo chromosome 17, PCC_UOA_SB_1v2, whole genome shotgun sequence encodes:
- the LOC129631985 gene encoding cationic amino acid transporter 3-like: MLGQYLRQFGQKLVRRKPQFREEPESSETPPPNTLDLVVIGLDNMLGTGIYILIGGVAKFVAGPAIILFLLVAGLTIVFSGLCYVELAAGVERPGTVYFISYVTMGQLYAFITGWNLLLYLIIAIACIARAWSSTFDSLIGNHISEALEGTFSLQMPYFLASFPDFLALGLVLLLTGLLALRVYESTLIYKVFTCLNILVLSFIILSGFIKGDLHNWKLTEQDYTLAAAGSGDAYSLGLLGSGGFVPFAFDGILQGAATCFYAFVGFAGIVSAGRKASNPQWSMPLVVVISFFICFLVCFGVSAALTLMVPYYLIQLESPLPQAFVYVGWDSAKYVVAVGTLSILLYSLLSIMFIMSQLTYAMAEDGLLFRGLAWIPAPTDARTIIIHTTDARIIVHTVAPTGTPIMAILVPGTLAAVMALLLDFTDLVDLMSFQSLLAYSLVTFSVLVLRYQPAQNGSKKEKTEEETETKPEVEGGPLESEPEAGTSNILKSLWFPPSTIPTRKSGQIVYGCASLVVLLLIILSLILYRWSTQVFSGDPVLTTVAVLLLLLITGVTVIIWRQPQNPSTLPFRVPALPALFLVSTFMNVYLMIQMTTQTWAQFGIWMAIGFAIYFVYGIRHSLGENNDQQPADSTSQT, from the exons ATGCTGGGTCAGTATCTTCGCCAGTTTGGTCAGAAGCTGGTCCGCAGGAAGCCACAGTTCAGGGAGGAACCTGAGAGTTCCGAGACCCCTCCTCCGAACACCCTGGACCTCGTGGTGATAGGTTTGGACAACATGTTGGGAACTGGCATATACATCCTGATTGGGGGAGTGGCCAAATTCGTAGCTGGACCAGCAATCATCCTTTTCTTACTGGTGGCCGGCCTGACTATTGTGTTTTCTGGGCTGTGTTATGTCGAGTTGGCAGCTGGAGTAGAAAGACCTGGTACTGTGTATTTCATCAGCTATGTCACAATGGGACAACTGTATGCCTTCATCACTGGCTGGAACCTCTTACTGTATTTAATTATTG CCATTGCCTGTATAGCCCGGGCCTGGAGCTCCACCTTTGACAGCCTGATTGGGAACCACATCTCTGAGGCATTAGAGGGAACTTTCTCTCTGCAAATGCCCTACTTCCTGGCCTCATTTCCAGACTTTCTTGCCCTGGGCCTGGTGCTGCTGCTCACAG GACTCCTGGCTCTGAGAGTTTATGAGTCAACCCTGATTTACAAAGTGTTCACATGCTTAAACATTTTGGTCCTCAGCTTCATCATCCTCTCTGGCTTCATTAAGGGAGATCTGCACAACTGGAAGCTCACGGAACAGGACTACACATTGGCTGCAGCTGGATCTGGTGATGCCTACAG CTTGGGCCTTCTGGGTTCTGGAGGGTTTGTGCCTTTTGCttttgatggaattctccagggagcaGCTACATGTTTCTACGCATTTGTTGGTTTTGCTGGCATTGTCAGTGCAG GGAGAAAAGCCAGCAATCCTCAGTGGTCCATGCCCTTGGTTGTCGTGATCTCCTTCTTCATCTGCTTTTTGGTGTGTTTTGGTGTCTCGGCGGCCCTCACCCTCATGGTGCCCTACTACCTGATTCAGCTTGAGAGCCCCTTGCCGCAGGCTTTCGTCTATGTTGGGTGGGACTCTGCCAAATATGTCGTGGCTGTTGGCACCCTCTCCATTCTTTTATACAG CCTTCTGAGTATCATGTTTATCATGTCTCAGTTGACCTATGCAATGGCAGAGGATGGGCTCCTTTTCCGGGGACTTGCCTGGATCCCTGCCCCCACCGATGCCCGCACCATCATTATCCACACCACTGATGCCCGCATCATTGTCCACACCGTTGCACCCACAGGAACCCCCATCATGGCCATCTTGGTTCCTGGAACTCTTGCAG CGGTCATGGCTTTACTCTTGGACTTCACTGACCTGGTGGACCTCATGTCATTTCAGTCCCTGCTCGCTTACTCCCTGGTGACATTTTCTGTCCTTGTCCTCAG GTATCAACCAGCCCAGAACGGAAGcaagaaggagaaaacagaggaggaaactgagacgaAGCCTGAAGTTGAAGGAGGTCCTTTGGAATCTGAACCTGAAGCAGGAACCTCAAACATTCTAAAGAGTCTGTGGTTCCCTCCCAGCACCATCCCAACCCGGAAATCTGGCCAGATTGTCTACGGATGTGCCTCCCTGGTTG TTCTTCTGCTGATAATCCTGAGCCTGATCCTGTACCGGTGGTCCACCCAGGTGTTCTCTGGAGACCCCGTGCTCACAACagtggctgtgctgctgctgctgctcatcaCTGGGGTCACGGTCATCATCTGGAGGCAGCCCCAGAACCCCAGTACTCTTCCGTTCAGG GTCCCTGCTTTGCCTGCCCTCTTCCTGGTGAGCACCTTTATGAATGTTTACTTAATGATTCAGATGACCACTCAGACCTGGGCCCAATTTGGCATCTGGATGGCGATTG GATTTGCCATATACTTTGTATATGGGATCCGACACAGCCTGGGAGAGAACAATGATCAACAGCCAGCAGACTCCACTTCTCAGACTTAA